From a region of the Micropterus dolomieu isolate WLL.071019.BEF.003 ecotype Adirondacks linkage group LG21, ASM2129224v1, whole genome shotgun sequence genome:
- the ptger4a gene encoding prostaglandin E receptor 4 (subtype EP4) a, giving the protein MGNEPITRGSMVPTIPSIMFIFGVVGNVIAIVVLCKSRKEQKETTFYTLVCGLAVTDLLGTLLASPVTIALYVKGTWPGEDPLCQYFGFTLLFFSLSGLSIICAMSVERYIAINHAYFYNENVNQKLAGLTLVAIYISNALFCALPIIGFGQVKKQYPDTWCFLEWRSNKTSDAAYSYMYAGFSSFLILATVICNVLVCTALIRMHRRFVRRMSYGTDLGRHVDPRRRGRSFGRLAGAEIQMVILLIGTSAVVLICSIPLVAQVFLNQLYKTPVEKQLEINPDLRAIRFASFNPILDPWIYILLRKAVLLKLIEKIKCLFCKIGAQRQQRQGNFNSTDAQQPSSVISNRDSQTFLYLAEGKEVFTGNNKAARLSGSQPSSVRNSQASYSSEQGSVEVQSREGTIRDILALPCPKDPALQVSLSTETVEEKCI; this is encoded by the exons ATGGGTAATGAACCGATAACGAGGGGGAGCATGGTTCCGACCATTCCTTCTATTATGTTCATTTTCGGGGTGGTTGGGAATGTCATCGCCATCGTGGTTCTTTGTAAATCTCGCAAAGAACAGAAAGAAACCACGTTTTACACGCTGGTGTGTGGACTGGCAGTCACGGATCTCCTGGGCACGCTGCTGGCCAGTCCGGTCACCATCGCCCTTTACGTGAAAGGAACTTGGCCTGGAGAGGACCCGCTGTGCCAGTACTTTGGATTCACCCtgcttttcttctctctgtctgggCTCAGTATCATCTGTGCCATGTCGGTGGAGAGATACATCGCTATAAACCATGCCTACTTCTACAATGAGAACGTGAACCAAAAACTTGCGGGGTTGACTCTCGTGGCGATCTACATCTCCAACGCGCTTTTCTGCGCGCTACCGATTATCGGCTTTGGACAGGTAAAGAAGCAATACCCGGATACTTGGTGTTTTTTAGAGTGGAGGAGCAACAAGACCAGCGATGCCGCCTACTCCTATATGTATGCGGGCTTCAGCTCTTTTCTTATTCTCGCCACTGTTATCTGTAACGTGCTGGTGTGCACGGCTTTGATCCGGATGCACAGGCGTTTCGTGCGCAGGATGTCGTATGGAACCGATCTGGGGCGCCATGTGGACCCGCGGAGGAGAGGACGCAGCTTTGGACGCCTGGCCGGTGCAGAGATTCAGATGGTCATTTTGCTCATAGGCACGTCGGCAGTGGTGCTTATCTGCTCCATCCCGCTTGTT GCTCAGGTGTTTTTAAACCAGCTGTATAAAACTCCGGTGGAAAAGCAGCTGGAGATAAACCCTGACCTACGAGCCATACGCTTTGCCTCCTTCAACCCCATCCTTGACCCCTGGATCTACATCCTGCTCCGCAAGGCTGTTCTCCTCAAGCTCATTGAGAAAATCAAGTGCTTATTTTGCAAGATAGGCGCACAGAGGCAACAGAGACAGGGGAACTTCAACTCTACAGATGCTCAACAACCTTCCTCTGTCATCTCTAACCGAGACTCCCAGACCTTCCTTTACCTAGCAGAGGGAAAGGAGGTGTTCACTGGAAATAACAAAGCAGCCAGACTCTCTGGTTCCCAACCTTCATCAGTCAGAAACTCCCAAGCTTCATATTCATCTGAGCAAGGCAGCGTTGAGGTTCAGAGTAGAGAAGGGACCATCAGGGACATTTTAGCCCTGCCATGCCCAAAAGACCCAGCACTTCAGGTGTCGTTGAGCACTGAGACAGTGGAGGAGAAATGCATCTGA